Below is a genomic region from Triticum dicoccoides isolate Atlit2015 ecotype Zavitan chromosome 5A, WEW_v2.0, whole genome shotgun sequence.
ggaaagtatgtatgcggttactaaatgttgttcagagtcccggatgagatcccggacatcacgaggagttccagaatggtccggaggtaaagattgatatataggaagtgtggatttggccaccggaagtgttctgggcatcaccggtaatgtaccgggaccaccggaagggttccgggggtccaccgggaggtgccaccagccccggaggctttcgtgggccaagagtgggaaggtaccagcccctaggtgggctggggcgcctcccaccaaggcccaaggcgccctcAAGAGGAGAGTGGGCAAACCCtaggggcagatgggccctaaggcccaccctaggtgcgccccctctctctcccccttggccgccacccagatgggatctgggggctgccgccacccctagggagggaaccctaggtgggggcgcagcccctcccctccccctatatatagtggaggttttggggctgccaaacacacgagtctctctctcccaaggcgcagccctacctctctccctctttgtctctcgtagtgcttggcgaagccctgcaggagtaccgcgctcctccaccaccaccacgccgtcgtgctgctgctggatggagtcttgcccaacctctccctctctccttgctggatcaaggcatgggagacgtcaccgggctgtacgtgtgttgaacgcggaggcgccgtgattcggcgcttagatcagaatcgaccgcgatctgaatcaccacgagtacgactacctcatccgcgttcgcttccgcttagcgatctacaagggtatgtagatgcactcctcttcccttcattgctagattactctatagattgatcttggtgatgcgtagaaaattttaaatttctgagaCGATCCCCAACAAATGGCAGCAACGAAAACGGAACGGATGGAGGTAGAGCAGGCGGCAAGGATGGTTGGCGGAGCAGGCATCATGGATGATgtcttttttttgaacatcagtacagacacaagcgctcatatacacgcgcatacactcacccctatgaacgcacacacacacaccctacccctatgagcacctccgaaagactgagccggcatatcatcttgaaatttacgaagtcaccgtaagcacctcgtcgtcgacgggaacgtctcctcccactgaatgcgcatcgccggaaatcctgaaataaatccaggaataaatgcgagcaccacgatttgaaccctgatgggctggggataccacaattcctctaaccatccaaccataggttggttcgcCATCATGGATGATGTCTGATGAGTGATCCGTCCAGGGGGTGATCTGTCAcgctcatatttaaatttcattttggCATGTCCAAATTGTTAAACTGTGACTTCTTTTACTTTATTGCCTTATAAAATTGTTGAATTATGATGAATTTGTGCTATATATGATCCACATACATGAATTTAATGGTTTAGATTTAAGGTGTGCTACTACTCGATTGACTATATAAGAGACCGTTTGACGCTGTTAGCGGTCACGTCCATAAACTTTTAGGGTGCCGGATTTGTCTGCTCGTAGATGCTCTAACCATACACCGGAGCGGCGGACGGGAAGATTGGACCCTCGGCCTCACCAACGCTGGCAGGGGCCAAAGTGCCAAACTGTGGGACAATCACCGCAACACGATTGAGGATTTTTTACCTTTTTCTCCGGAACACGATAATAAGGTTTTAAAGAGAACTACGCTACACTGACACGCGGGGGCATTGATCCACTGACGTGGACACCGGTTATATAATTTGCATGCAGCGCCACGTAGGTCACGTCCGGAGTACGGAGCAGGAGTAGTATTTACAACATGTTTCACTCCAAGAGCACGGCGGCGCCCGGCAGTGGTCACCGCGCTATGAGCGAGCCGACGACGCCGGCTATGAGCGCGGTGGGGTCACCGAGCACCGCGGAGATGACCACCTGCGCCGCGAACCCGGCGATCTCGCAGCAGCGCTTCACCTTGCCCTTCCTCATCCCCCAGTACGACCCTCCCCGGCTCGCGTGGCTGCTCTTCGCCGCGCCCCTTATCACCGGCACCCTGTACCCGCCGCTCCCCGCCACCAACGCGCCGTCGTACACGCCCCTTCCTCCGGCGCTAGCGCCCTTGCTCCGCCCGATGCCGCTCCAGCTCTCGACGACCATGTCCATCACGCACGCCACGTGGAGGCTGTAGCTCTTGCAGTGGCTCCGGTACGTCCAGCTCCGCCCGCGGTGGCCGCACCGGTGGCACGCGGCCTCGGCCTTGGGGTGCAGGTACAGCCTCACGCCGACCCTGCCACCGCGGTCGCTGGCGTCCAGGGCGTGCGGCAGCGTGGCGCAGCAGGGGTGCAGGTCGAAGCCGCAGGCGCGGCAGTGGTAGACGAAGCCGGCGACGTCGCGGCCGCACGCGTTGCAGTAGCGCGTCCCGGGGGCGCCCGGCGCGCGCGCCATGAAGTGGAAGGCGCACTTGGGGTAGAACGGgtgccggagcggcggcggcggcggggagagcgGGAGCGCGCATTGGCGGTGGAGGTCGTGGTCGGCGGCGCAGCCCTGGACGGGGCAGCGGTAACGCGCGCCGATGCCGACCTCCTTGCAGCCGTCGCACCGGAACGGCGTGTCCAGTTGCTCCAGCCGGAGCCGGTGCTGCGGGTGGCTGAAGTGCGCCACCTCGCCGTACCTCATGGCCTCTGATTAGCTTCCGAGGTGGTGCTATTCTTTTGTGTTCTTTGGTCGAGCTGGCAGCAAGGAAGATTTATACTGGTGCAATGCAAATATGCAATGCATGTTGATACTTGATAGAGGAGATCCTGGAGTTGGTTGGCTTGGTTTTAACTTTTATACAAGTCTTGGAGATGAAGGTTGTCGAGGAATAGAATAGGATATGTTCTCTTCGTTTTGGATTTAGGTGTTTGGGGTTGCTCTAATATATCAAAGACAGTACTATGATCATGTATGGCCAAATATATTTGTTAAAAACTTTGTTTCTTCGTCGATTGATGCACGTAGCCCCATTTTATTCCGAAGTTTTAAGTATATTTGTTACAGAGTGCCATGGATTGAAATTTGCTCATTCTAAATAGAGTGTTTCAGCACAATTTTAAGAAATTCTACTGTTTTATGTACTTGTTCAGGCATATATGGCTAAACATTTCGAGTAGAGTAGTGCATCTGCGACCACATTTTTCCCAACTGGAGGGGCGGTTTGTATGACTGACAAAACACAGGGCATCTCTTTTTTGTGTGCTGTTGCAGGCATCTGTTCCTCCAGCGTCAGACTATTCCGGTTCTTCTCTTGCCCACTATTCCTGCTTTCAACAAGTTCAGAAGCACCCGGCACTCAATGTTAACAATTAACACCCACATACTATTCTTCCCTTGATAACGAGGATGAGCACGCACAAATTCCCTGATTTACATAGGAGAATACGGTTGGAATGTCCCTAAAAGCGTGCAAACTGTTGTTATCAGCCAGCATTTGGGTGCTGCAGGATCGAATAACTTGTGCAGGCAGGCAGGAATTAGGGCTGATGATCACAGATAAAGAAGATGCTGAAATTATTGCATCCGGATCGTCACGTTCTTCTGTGTTTAATATGAAAAACAACTGCTCCAAGTTGAAACATGCACCCATCAGCACTGAAGTGGTAGTCTATATCATGGTCGCCACGAGCCCAGAACATGCAGGATTACTATTAAGAGCAACTTCACTTGAACGACCCATTTCGTCCACGGCCATTCGTTTGGGTCAGCACAGACAAAAAGCCGGTCCaacacgccgacccaaacggacgcgtgtCCGCTTTTGTCCGTCTGCCGACTTATTTTCGGCTCATTTTTTAGtctgatttgcgtcggcgcggacacaagaCGGACGCGCGCGCGCTCGTCCTTTTTCCTTACCGGGCCCGCTGATCAGTGGCACATTGGATTCACACCCTCGCCCACCTGCTACGTCGTCGACGCCGCCGGCCATCTTTTCAGATAAAAATAGATACATAGATAATTCTAGCGTACACAGATAAAATGAAAAGACCACTACTTGTCGATTTCTgactccgactcggtaatgtcctccttCGATGTCTGAATGTAGGCGTCAACATACACCTCGTCTTCAAAGTCCCAACCCACCGTTCTCGTAGCTTCAGTTTCAATTGAGCTGTCTGCTTTCGCGAacgcttgtcctcccgataggcggctcgctccctcctcctcgcgtcccTCTCCGATCTCAATTGCTTGTAGAACTGGCGCTCGTCGACGATATCCTGCGAGAAGCCTCCGCGCCGCACTACCAAGGCTTCCACGTCCTTCTCTACAATGGCAAGGCGATGCTGCCGCCTCCGGTggacacgacgatcctcgtcggtgaaaagtcgcgggagaggcgccagatcctgcgcccgctggctcgacatgttgggaaaattcatatcccgacgaggcctcaggaggcgccacgccgccgcgtcatgcgcgcgggccgcctcctctgcggtgtcgaaggtgccgaggacGAGACGTTTCTCGCGAAACCAGATTTCGGCGGAGAAGGCGCCGGAGCGGCGCTCGCGGACTCCACGAAAATCCGAAGCGCCCAGGCGGCGGatcgacatggtggcgcagaggCGGCGAGAGTGGGCGGCCGACAGAGTGTGGAGGGAGCGCCGGCCGCGGCGCACGCGTGAATCTTTTCCGCGCGCTGGAGCGCCAAAACCAGCGCGCGCTAGGCCGCTTTCCCCCGCGCGCGAACCTTTCCTGCGCGCTGGAGCGCCAAAACCAGGGCGACGGCATAATGTTAAACGCGCGCGGTCATGAAATAGGTCGGCCCGTTGGAcgcactgccgacccaaaactAAAAAAGGGCGAACGGCGGGCGGACggtcgacccaaacggacaaaaagcggacaaaaacgccatccgtttgggtcggcccgttggagttgctctaagctcagtcttccagtgcatataaactggacaATCAAGTTCTGTATTTTTGAACAAAATGTCATTCTTGTTCTGATCGACGTGAACTCTGAGCATCTGATCTCAGCCTGAATCAAATCTACAGCATGCCAGAGTCGAACTTTCTATCAGACCGTTCGTGGTGCTTTTGGTCTTGGATCAAGATGAAGCAAGGAATTGGTTCCGGGAGCCGAACCATCACCTCATGTGCCTGCATGTCAAAAAGACAGAGAAAGAGGAGTCTTGTGGTAATAAGAAACTGATAAAGCATTGCAGGGGAGGCGAAATTATGGAGCATAAAGAACATTGCAAAGCAGAGTCTTGTAGTACTACTAGCTACCTAGGGGTAGGGGCATCGCTCGCTGCTTTATATATCCTGATTCTTCTTGCTTTTTATTTCTTTTCGAAAGGCAAGAGACCAAGATTAAGGAGAATAGTGTCCCTGCAGGCTTCCAAGCCCTGATGAGTGCGGCATCATAGCATAATTGTAGGGCAGATTATTCCATGTCGAGTCAGGTTTGCATATGGGATTCTTATTCCTGCAGCACGGCAATTTGCGAATAGGTCGAGTATAATAACCAAGAATATGGCAAAACTACCTCATGGAATGGAAGGATAACTTTGTTGAATGACTAACTGTGGTGCCAATTGGAAGGATAACTTTGTTGAATTTTTAGATGTTATCAAAGCATATTAACTCCAGACCACCGGTGGTAGCACAACATAATTAGTCAGAAACAGTTTTTCACGTTTTTTTTCCACATCAAAGACAGCTCtgtataatttcaaaaaaaaaaatgacAGCTCAGTATATAGTCTACGATATCTTCTTTCAATGCAATGATGCGGCGCAAATCTTGTGTGCGTCCGAGATAGAGACAAAAAGGAATTTAGACCTCAAATCAAGCGACATGCTAGATAATTTCTGCTAAAGCAGTATACTGTTGGTCAGATCAAAAGTGTACATGATTCAAAACTGACATTATGACTTTACAAATGAAAACTAATACGGGACATTCTGCTGCATTCAAAAAAAAAATAAATCCGGGACATTCTGCTCCAGCAGACCTCAAATCCAGGATATTTGCATTGAAATCATCAAGTCGCTAATCATGGTCATCGGTCATCACCCACAGGACTGAATAAATCTACCCGCAAAAACAGAAAGGACTGAATAAATCTATTCAGGCTTTGAGAGGGACTAGAGTAGAAGGGGGTCAAGTATAGGCTCTCTGAGTCGTCGGTCGGAGCTAGTGCTCGTCACCGGGGGTGTGGCTGCAGGAGGGAGGGACCACATCTAGATCAACAGAGGTTCACTATGAATTGTGGACCTTTGAGATTGTTTTTGAGGAAACTACGGCGGACAAAAGCCAGCCTGAACTCATCTAtatctatatcaatataaaaagaCTTAAAGGGGCAGATTCAACTGATCTTGGGCATCAAATTAAGTCAATCCAACAACCTAAACTGCTCCAATGACGAGCGTTCAACGTGTTTAACATATAATTAATATCATATCAAATATTGCATTACTCatagaattaacacacaaataatagcatacctaaTATTCGCGTGCAATTAATATATTTTCTAAATAATAACGTGTGTTGCACGTGCGCATTTACTAGTTTTATTTAAAAGCCGGACACTGTACATAGAATATTTACAAAGGGTTGGGGGCACAGAGCATACGGGAAAAAGCTAAGTTACATCAAGATACATCGATTCTGGCCAACATAATGTCCCAGTCAAGTAGGAGCTGTTTACGGTCCTCGTTGTGGCAGCGGTTCACTCACAGAAAGATGTCATCGGCCGCTCGGCGGAATACAAATTCAAGGGTTTGCACTTCATTGTTGAAAACCTTTGCATTCCTTCTTTTCCAGAGATTTCAAAGCATAGCCAGAACAACCGTGTTCCGAACCTTGCAAGAAGGCAGAGGATACATAGTATCGCTGACCGAGGGGCAGTCTGCCGGCCTGATGAGCAGGGAGTCTGCCGTTGTCCACGCTTCTgagcaggggcggagccagaaatTTTCGCCAATGGGTTCATTCACTAACTAGTTGTGATTTTTTTTAATGAACTTAGTCCTATTTTGTGACAAATTGCAACGAGATTATATCAGTCAAAGAAAgcacaatgaatatgatatcactTATCACACATATTTGTCACTTCAAAAAAATAAGAGTGCATAACATACCGACCGGATGAAATTATAAAATCACTTGCTTACATATTATAGATAAAAGTAGTACCAAAATAAACTTCATATTTTAGAGCCAACTTCTCATCTTTCTGAAAACAGTGAAGAAAATAACAAGTTAGTTTGGCAAGTTTAAAATAAAAGTGATATCATGTGAAAGAATCATGTAAAGTCACTCACATTTAGAGCTTCCCTTTTCGATCTTTTATCGCCTTAAAAAGATCAAACACAGCATCATTACTAATGGGAGAAAACATCTCTTTCTCCACATAGCAAATTAGACAATCACTCATGAACTGATCACCAATTTTGTTGCGCAACTTTTTCTTGACAACATTCATAGCTGAAAAGCATCTCTCCACGGATGCTGTTGCAACTGGTAATATCAATACTAACTTTAGAAGATGATAGACCAAGGGAAAAGTAACATGTTTATTTGTCTGCACCATTAACTTCGCAAGATCAGCAATCCCATCCAAATTAGCAAACCTTTCATCCGCTCGCACATTATCAATGTAAGTGCGCAGTTCAGGACCAAGATCATCCATTTTTTTGAATCAAAATCATCTGGATAAAACTCAGCTAGCTTCACTAAGCTATCCAAGTTAAAAGCAACAAATCCATCGTTTGGGTTGAAAGAAGCCATGTGACCAAGTAATGCAGAATTTACCTCATTGAAACGGTCATCAAACTCTTGAAGTTGCCAGTCAATAATAGAATTAAGACACTCTACTCGGTAATGCTGGAGGTTTGTCTTATTAGTTTTTTGTCTTGGTTTGTGTCGATTGATATATTGCTCCTGCATGTCCGCCTTCTCAATGTGATGTTCTTCACAAAATGAATATGTCTTCTGTATCAGTGAGTCCCATCCATTCTCCCTTAGTTCTTGTAGCTCATTCCTTGTGGGCTTGACACATGACATGGCATTTAGGATGTCTTGATCCTTCTTTTGTAAAGAATGTGACAAAGTATTTGCATTTCCTAATATATGCAACATCATGTGCAAATAAAACACAAAATCAAAGGTCTCAAAATATGCTACAAGACCACGCGCCtgacttttcttttcatttttaccTTCTTTCTCCACATATTTCAGAACAGACATGACTGCAGGGAACAACTTCACTAGACTTGAGAGAGTTCTGTAGTGTGAGCCCCAACGAGTGTCACCAGCTCTCTGAAGAGTTTGATCTTGATTTAACCCTCTGTCAGTGCTAATCTGCCCACTACCTATGGCTTTTATTACATCCTCTCGATGTTTCTCTCTAATCATGTCCTTTCTTTTGCAAGAAGCTCCAACCACATTAAATAAAATGGAGATCATGTAGAAAAAATCTGAAATATCTTCATGCTTCTTTGCTACAGCTACAATAACCAACTGGAGTTGGTGAGCAAAACAATGCACATAATAGGCTGATTTATTCTCTTGCAAAATCTTTGCTTTCAAGCCATTGAACTCGCCGCGCATATTGCTAGCCCCGTCATAACATTGTCCTCTGACTTGTTTTATGCTTAAACCAAGATCGGTGAATAATTTTTGAAGTGCGGCCTGAAGACATATTGCCGATGTTTCTTGCACATGTACTACTCCAACTAATCGTTCAATGATAAATCCACGCTTGCTAAGATATCTCAAAACAACTGCCATTTGCTCTTTGTCAGACACATCAGCAGCTTCGTCAATCAACAAACTAAACACATCACCTCCAATTTCTTCAATAATAGAATTCAAAGTTATCTGTGCAAAACAATAAGGGCATCATTAGAGATTAGTGTAACTTGTAAGGCAACAAAAAATAGTAGGAAATATAATTTAACGATGATGTTACCTTGGCAAAATAGTTGGCAATTTCCTTCTGAATATCTCCACATACCCACTTGCAATTTTGTGGAGCATTCTCAAGAACTACTTTTCGTATATCATCATTTTGATTTGCCAAAGTTTTTACCAACTCTCGAAAGTTTCCCTTATTTTTTGACTCTTCTGTTTCGTCATGGCCTCGGAAAAGCTAAGCCTTGATGCAACAAGTATCTAACAGAATCAATTGAAGCATTAAGCCGAATTCGATTTTGCTTTTTTGTAAGATCAGTTTGCTTATCGAGAGCTACCCGAATTGATTGATCTTGATTCATCAAAGCATCACACCGTTTTACTGCTACATTATAAAAGCTGTTAACATTACCTTTACCCTCGTGGGTATCCAGCCTACTTTTCTTGTTCCAACCGTTCCAACCATTAATTCCAAATGCATCACTCCCAGCTTGTCCCTCATTATTATCTCTGAAAAGATAACAACATAAACAAAAGGCCTTATGCACCTTATCACTATACTCAAGCCAACGACCATAATCTTTAAACCAGTTTGGATTAAATCTTCGTTGTGTATCTCCAATGTCCCTGTGTGGATAAACAAAAGTAGACGGCGGCCTGTAAGGTCCCCTTGTTAAATATCGTCGCCTAATCTCATCTTGTTTCTTAGGATTTCTTGTGTACTCCGAAATTCTCTTCCGATCAGCCGGATCGTAGGGCAATTCATCTAAATTAATCTCTTTGTGGATAGAAGGCTTTGGGAGACTACTTGCAGCGACATTTGATGCAGTTTGCTTACATCTAATGGGTGACCTTGATGTCCCCCCATCATTATCTGGGTCAGGTGATCGACTTCTCTTCTTGGAAAAATATCTTTCCATATCCTGCATCAATGAAAGTCCATGAAAATAAGAATTAGAAAATTAGGGCAAAAAGCTCCCGTACTAGGCTATTAGATTTAGATTGGGTAGAACGTACGGAGGGAAGAGATGTGGAGGTGATATTACTGCCTTGAATTGGACTGCAGTTGAGCGGAGCGCTTCGACACTATTTGCCGTCGGGCGTCGGCGTCGAGATGAGGCGAGGCGGCGGAGAGAGAGGCGAGGCGAGTTGGAAAGCTACGAGGCGTGCGGCTGCCGTCCGTGTATTCCTCGTACAGGTATTGATTGATCTTATTTTTTTAGATGTCGTACATGTATTGATCTAGGACTAGTAACGAAGATGCCTGGGCTTTTGGGCCTTTTATTTGTCTAATCATGTGGCGTTAGCAGCTTAATGGGGCCAGACTTAATTTTTTATTGGGGTCAGGCCTTATATGTCGTACATGACATGCACGTAGGTAGCGAATCTCATTGGATTCATCTGAACCCAATGGTTCAacgctggctccgccactgcttcTGAGGCAACAACGCAATGAAGAAGCATGTGAGCTGTAGTTTCGGTAGCCGAACAAAAAGGGCAAGAGTCCGAGTCTGAGAGGCCCCAACGGAAGCGACGTTCATTGGTGAAGAGCCTTCCACGGTGCGCGAGCCAGAGAAACAACCTGCACCGGTTAGTCGCAGGTTGGATCATCCGGCCGAGATGAAAAAGCCGCCTCATAAGCAAAAGCAACGGAGTAGGGTTTGTCGTTCATCCTGCACAATCGAGCATCTGGGGCATGCGGCGTTAAGATCACAGAAGCTAAAAGGACTCGCAGGTTCGTCAGTTCATTGGCAGCAGCGGTGGAGAGGCGCGGCTGTAATGGTAAACGGAGGTCCGGGTCCGCGAGCACAAAGGCGACTGAGACGTTGGTTCGCGTAGCATGAGAGAAGAGGCTTTGGAAGCGTGTGTGGAGAGTATCATTTCCG
It encodes:
- the LOC119297003 gene encoding uncharacterized protein LOC119297003 translates to MRYGEVAHFSHPQHRLRLEQLDTPFRCDGCKEVGIGARYRCPVQGCAADHDLHRQCALPLSPPPPPLRHPFYPKCAFHFMARAPGAPGTRYCNACGRDVAGFVYHCRACGFDLHPCCATLPHALDASDRGGRVGVRLYLHPKAEAACHRCGHRGRSWTYRSHCKSYSLHVACVMDMVVESWSGIGRSKGASAGGRGVYDGALVAGSGGYRVPVIRGAAKSSHASRGGSYWGMRKGKVKRCCEIAGFAAQVVISAVLGDPTALIAGVVGSLIAR